From a region of the Helianthus annuus cultivar XRQ/B chromosome 5, HanXRQr2.0-SUNRISE, whole genome shotgun sequence genome:
- the LOC110943978 gene encoding uncharacterized protein LOC110943978, translating to MANNDLVGLMVDLVLNKPFNISKYIFTNMKEKLRRTITMNVQHPDLSKEDNDVLKIDVMKEISLKIFKGYGAKSYKESDPPRKLFGFLDNNTYIALENDKWRHDNNGSDNEEPTLNKMIEDKFGKKSESDDDDSDDEGSDGGEGGDGGNVGAGAASAHGSDDANSGSDDNPPEPGYEHYIDQRGIHQLRRIRTDRDQDEDYVPSDTEAADIQKKKQAAIQRKKKMKKTVGTSSSAHAFVQQETIVEPVQEAEVNPQFAFSAEEAAVMTASLSEAPQPPPTTTSATETPIVTPLVEPQQAGTSSSLRQQSEAHQRSSARRGRLF from the exons ATGGCGAACAATGACCTTGTCGGTTTAATGGTGGATTTAGTATTGAACAAACCGTTCAATATCTCAAAGTACATATTCACCAACATGAAAGAGAAATTGAGAAGAACT ATAACTATGAATGTCCAACATCCAGATCTCTCTAAAGAAGACAATGATGTTTTGAAGATTGATGTTATGAAAGAAATATCATTGAAGATCTTTAAAGGATATGGTGCTAAGAGCTACAAGGAAAGTGATCCTCCACGGAAGCTATTCGGGTTCTTGGATAACAACACGTATATAGCGCTGGAGAACGACAAGTGGCGACATGATAACAACGGTTCCGACAATGAAGAGCCCACTTTGAACAAGATGATCGAAGACAAATTCGGTAAGAAGAgtgaaagtgatgatgatgacAGTGATGACGAAGGTAGTGATGGtggtgaaggtggtgatggtggaaatGTTGGTGCTGGTGCGGCAAGTGCTCATGGTAGTGATGATGCTAACTCTGGTTCAGACGACAATCCGCCTGAACCAGGTTATGAGCACTATATAGATCAGCGTGGGATTCATCAATTGCGCAGGATTCGTACTGATCGGGATCAGGATGAAGACTATGTGCCTTCTGACACAGAAGCAGCAGATATTCAGAAGAAGAAACAGGCTGCTATtcaaagaaagaagaagatgaagaaaactGTTGGTACATCTTCATCAGCACATGCCTTTGTACAACAGGAAACAATTGTTGAACCTGTTCAGGAAGCGGAGGTCAATCCTCAGTTTGCTTTCTCTGCTGAGGAAGCTGCAGTTATGACGGCCTCACTTTCTGAAGCACCTCAACCGCCTCCAACAACCACATCTGCCACTGAAACACCGATTGTAACTCCTCTAGTTGAACCACAACAAGCTGGAACTTCATCTAGTCTGCGACAACAATCTGAAGCTCATCAACGAAGCTCAGCACGCCGTGGGAGACTATTCTGA
- the LOC118492184 gene encoding uncharacterized protein LOC118492184, whose amino-acid sequence MAPKTQKRKPATKRTDKSEVEIMSEPYHNMVAYLDPEDKLIEYKGITKWLRESRINHAITHQTTVYKSLIKALWDSAEVVEIDGTVVIRGRVNDQDVVVSVEILNTVLQLGDDPEASYSVPLKCQRGCLLRMKCVGDILRNQLNKASLSLRYMF is encoded by the coding sequence ATGGCGCCTAAAACTCAGAAAAGGAAACCCGCAACGAAAAGAACTGATAAGTCGGAAGTGGAAATTATGTCGGAACCTTATCACAACATGGTTGCCTATCTAGATCCGGAAGACAAGCTGATTGAATACAAAGGGATTACGAAGTGGTTACGAGAATCAAGGATTAACCATGCCATTACTCATCAAACTACCGTGTACAAGTCCTTGATAAAAGCCTTATGGGATTCGGCGGAGGTTGTTGAAATTGATGGAACAGTGGTGATAAGAGGACGTGTTAACGATCAAGACGTTGTTGTTTCTGTCGAGATCCTTAACACAGTGTTACAACTTGGTGATGATCCTGAAGCTTCCTATTCGGTGCCGCTAAAGTGTCAAAGAGGTTGTCTTCTACGTATGAAATGTGTTGGAGATATTCTGCGAAATCAGCTGAATAAGGCATCTTTATCGCTCCGTTACATGTTCTGA